The Mercurialis annua linkage group LG2, ddMerAnnu1.2, whole genome shotgun sequence genome contains a region encoding:
- the LOC130014600 gene encoding mitochondrial import inner membrane translocase subunit TIM17-2-like, which translates to MGTPETSREPCPDRILDDIGGAFGMGAVGGSAFHFIKGTYNSPSGARLLGGTQAVRMNAPRVGGSFAVWGGLFSAFDCTMVYVRQKEDPWNSIFAGAATGGFLSMRQGLGASARSALFGGILLGLIEGAGIMLNKVMSAQQQNMPVIMDDSAPGAGLGFPTGIPGQPQMQPQVAFQEAASTDTGSESGSSSGWFGGMFGGGKKEESAASGRGKTEILESFDAPPVPSFEYK; encoded by the coding sequence ATGGGTACGCCGGAAACCTCCCGAGAACCATGTCCCGACCGAATTCTCGACGATATTGGTGGCGCGTTTGGCATGGGAGCTGTAGGCGGTTCAGCTTTTCACTTTATTAAAGGAACATACAACTCTCCATCGGGAGCGCGTCTACTCGGCGGCACACAAGCCGTGCGAATGAACGCGCCGCGAGTTGGCGGTAGTTTCGCTGTTTGGGGGGGCTTATTCTCTGCTTTCGACTGCACGATGGTTTACGTTCGGCAGAAAGAAGATCCATGGAACTCGATCTTCGCCGGTGCTGCTACCGGCGGGTTTCTTTCGATGCGACAAGGGTTAGGCGCGTCGGCTAGGTCTGCGCTTTTTGGTGGAATTTTATTAGGGCTAATTGAAGGAGCTGGGATTATGCTTAATAAGGTTATGAGTGCTCAACAGCAAAATATGCCTGTTATTATGGACGATTCTGCCCCTGGTGCTGGGTTAGGGTTTCCTACCGGTATTCCTGGTCAGCCCCAAATGCAACCTCAAGTTGCTTTTCAAGAAGCGGCATCAACAGATACTGGGTCGGAGTCGGGTTCTAGTTCGGGCTGGTTTGGGGGTATGTTTGGAGGAGGGAAGAAGGAGGAATCTGCAGCAAGCGGCCGTGGCAAGACCGAGATTTTGGAGAGTTTTGATGCTCCACCTGTGCCTAGTTTTGAATACAAGTGA
- the LOC130015086 gene encoding autophagy-related protein 8i-like, with protein MCGLDSRATSIGQFIHILSSRLHLAPGKALFVFLANTGYKLTASLMDKVYESYKDDDGFLYMFYSSEKTFE; from the exons ATGTGCGGCTT AGATTCTCGAGCTACGTCCATTGGGCAGTTCATCCACATCTTAAGCAGTAGGCTACATTTAGCTCCTGGAAAAGCTTTATTTGTATTT CTTGCTAACACGGGATATAAATTGACAGCAAGTCTTATGGATAAGGTGTACGAGTCCTACAAGGATGATGACGGGTTCCTGTACATGTTTTACAGCAGCGAGAAGACCTTTGAATAA
- the LOC126670665 gene encoding pleiotropic drug resistance protein 3-like has translation MELTTMSSRRSTASLDMDADSIAEEDEEFQLQWAAIERLPTYTRLKTSVFDFTPGTGGENGDVEGKRVADVTKLGSVQRHLFIEKLISHIESDNLQLLKKLRKRMDRVGVKSPTVEVRYKNLCVEAECEIVQGKPLPTLWNTVVSFLSVFTKFVRRKPEETKLSILKDVSGIIKPSRLTLLLGPPGCGKTTLLLALSGKLDQSLKVKGEISYNGYTIDEIVPQKTSVYISQHDLHIPEMTVRETIDFSAQCQGVGSRADIMMELSRKEKTAGIVPDPYVDAYMKAIAAEGKKRNLQTDYILKILGLDTCADIMVGSALRRGISGGQKKRLTTGEMIVGPTKALFMDEISTGLDSSTTFQIVTCLQQLVHITDSTALISLLQPAPETFNLFDDLILMAEGKIVFHGPCSDALQFFEDCGFKCPHRKGAADYLQEVISKKDQEQYWCRTDLPFSYVSVDQFCQMFRASSIGKKLSQELSQPYDKLMPRDDALSYSIYSLSKWDLFKACMGREVLLMKRNTFIYVFKTAQLIFTAFITMTVFIRTQMAVDLVSANFLMGSMYYALVRLFTNGVAELSLTIMRLPVVYKQQSFYLYPAWAYSIPASILKIPFSVIDALLWTSLTYYVIGYSPEFKRFICQFLLLFALHLTSTSMCRFVASILQTMVLATTIGILTLVLLFLFGGFILPQSALPSWLRWAFWVSPMTYGQIGISLNEFLAPRWQKMSVGNVPLGRAVLISHGLDFESYYYWISLGVLFGFTVLFDIGFILALTYLKPPKMSKAIISRKKISHLQEREEGNKSNIHQDNELVPSSIAYKEDETRKPGRMVLPFEPLTMTFKNVCYFVDTPPEMRKHGFTEKKLQLLSDITGAFRPGVLTALMGISGAGKTTLMDVLSGRKTGGIVEGDIRVGGYPKVQKTFARISGYCEQNDIHSPQITVEESVVYSAWLRLPPEVDADTKSRFVQQVIETIELDDIRDSLVGIPGQSGLSTEQRKRLTIAVELVSNPSIIFMDEPTSGLDARAAAIVMRAVKNVVATGRTTVCTIHQPSIHVFEAFDELILMKRGGQIIYTGSLGHNSSRLIEYLEGIPGVPKIQNNYNPATWMLEVTSASMEAELGVNFPQIYKESPQYQETIELVEQLSEPPRGSKDLYFSTPFPQSNWAQFRACLSKQRLSYWRSPEYNLGRFSFLILASILFGVVFWQKGQKIDNEQDLINVLGSMYIAVIFLGISYCSTVLPYVVTERTVLYREKFAGMYSPWAYSFAQVIIEIPYILLQSIVYVAITYPTIGYEWSASKLFWYFYATFCTFLYFVYMGMLLVSLTPNLQVASILSTAVYTILNLFSGFLMPGKKIPKWWIWCYYLCPTAWSLNGLLTSQYGDIDKKIVIFGELKTVGSFLEDYYGFRHDRLGLVAVVLMAFPVVFASLFAYCVGKLNFQKR, from the exons ATGGAACTCACAACTATGTCATCACGCCGTAGTACTGCCAGCCTCGACATGGATGCAGATTCTATTGCAGAAGAAGACGAGGAGTTTCAGCTGCAATGGGCTGCCATCGAGAGATTGCCGACTTATACACGCCTCAAGACCTCCGTTTTTGATTTTACTCCGGGAACCGGAGGAGAAAACGGCGACGTTGAAGGAAAGAGAGTCGCCGATGTTACTAAGCTTGGCTCAGTTCAAAGACATCTGTTCATTGAGAAGCTTATCAGTCACATTGAGAGTGATAATCTTCAGCTGCTGAAGAAACTCAGGAAGAGGATGGATAGAGTGGGTGTCAAGTCACCGACTGTGGAGGTTAGATATAAGAATCTGTGTGTAGAAGCTGAGTGTGAGATTGTTCAGGGGAAGCCTCTTCCTACACTGTGGAACACCGTCGTCAGCTTTTTGTCC GTTTTCACAAAGTTTGTCAGGAGAAAGCCGGAGGAAACCAAGTTAAGCATTCTGAAAGACGTCAGCGGCATCATCAAGCCGTCGAG GCTTACTCTTCTTCTTGGCCCTCCCGGCTGTGGAAAAACCACCTTATTATTGGCCCTTTCGGGAAAACTAGATCAATCTCTCAAG GTTAAGGGGGAGATTTCATATAATGGCTACACGATTGATGAGATTGTTCCTCAGAAAACTTCAGTTTACATCAGTCAACACGATCTGCACATACCTGAGATGACTGTGAGGGAAACTATTGATTTTTCTGCTCAGTGTCAGGGTGTTGGAAGCAGGGCAG ATATAATGATGGAGTTAAGTAGAAAAGAGAAAACAGCAGGAATCGTCCCAGATCCTTACGTGGACGCTTACATGAAG GCAATTGCAGCTGAAGGAAAGAAGCGAAACCTCCAGACAGATTATATATTGAAG ATTCTGGGGTTGGACACCTGTGCTGACATAATGGTTGGTAGTGCACTGAGAAGAGGTATATCAGGTGGTCAGAAGAAAAGGCTAACCACAG GGGAGATGATTGTTGGTCCAACAAAAGCTCTGTTCATGGACGAAATATCGACTGGATTAGACAGCTCCACTACTTTTCAGATAGTCACATGCCTCCAGCAGTTAGTGCACATAACAGATTCAACTGCCTTAATTTCACTTCTTCAGCCAGCACCCGAAACCTTTAATCTCTTTGATGATCTGATACTGATGGCCGAAGGAAAGATTGTTTTCCATGGTCCTTGTAGCGATGCACTTCAATTTTTCGAGGACTGTGGTTTCAAGTGCCCGCATAGAAAGGGCGCTGCAGATTACCTTCAAGAG GTAATCTCAAAGAAGGATCAAGAGCAGTACTGGTGCCGTACTGATCTTCCTTTCAGTTATGTCTCAGTAGATCAATTCTGTCAGATGTTCAGAGCAAGTTCTATAGGAAAGAAACTAAGCCAAGAACTCTCTCAACCATATGATAAATTGATGCCTCGTGATGATGCCTTATCGTATAGTATATACTCGTTGAGCAAATGGGACTTGTTCAAAGCTTGCATGGGTAGGGAGGTGCTTCTGATGAAAAGAAACACATTTATTTACGTTTTCAAAACTGCACAG CTCATCTTTACCGCCTTCATAACAATGACAGTATTTATACGCACTCAAATGGCAGTGGACTTGGTGAGTGCAAACTTCTTGATGGGTTCTATGTACTATGCACTTGTCAGGCTCTTCACTAATGGGGTTGCAGAGCTGTCCTTGACTATTATGAGACTTCCTGTGGTTTACAAACAACAATCGTTTTATTTGTACCCGGCATGGGCTTATTCAATTCCAGCCTCTATCCTGAAAATTCCATTTTCTGTTATTGATGCTCTTCTTTGGACAAGTTTAACTTACTATGTCATTGGATATAGCCCTGAATTTAAGAG GTTTATATGCCAGTTTCTTTTGCTGTTTGCTCTGCATCTAACGTCGACATCAATGTGTCGTTTCGTTGCCTCTATATTACAAACTATGGTACTTGCAACAACTATTGGTATTTTGACCTTAGTTCTGCTTTTCTTGTTTGGAGGGTTCATTCTTCCGCAAT CCGCTTTACCATCCTGGTTAAGGTGGGCATTCTGGGTCTCCCCTATGACATATGGACAAATCGGTATATCACTTAATGAGTTCCTTGCTCCTCGTTGGCAAAAG ATGTCAGTAGGGAACGTCCCTTTGGGAAGGGCGGTTCTGATTAGCCATGGTTTGGACTTTGAGAGCTACTACTATTGGATATCACTCGGGGTATTGTTTGGTTTCACAGTCTTGTTTGACATCGGATTCATCCTAGCCTTGACTTACTTGAAAC CTCCAAAGATGTCTAAAGCTATTATTTCGAGAAAGAAGATTTCTCACCTGCAAGAAAGAGAAGAGGGTAATAAGAGTAACATACATCAAGATAATGAATTAGTCCCTTCAAGTATCGCATACAAAGAGGACGAGACAAGAAAACCTG GTAGGATGGTTCTGCCGTTTGAGCCGTTAACTATGACCTTCAAGAACGTGTGCTATTTTGTCGATACACCACCG GAAATGAGGAAGCATGGTTTCACTGAGAAGAAACTTCAATTACTTAGTGATATTACGGGAGCATTTAGACCTGGAGTACTCACAGCATTGATGGGTATCAGTGGGGCAGGGAAAACAACTCTCATGGATGTTCTTTCTGGAAGGAAAACTGGAGGGATTGTTGAAGGAGATATAAGAGTAGGAGGGTATCCAAAGGTTCAGAAAACCTTCGCTAGAATATCAGGTTACTGTGAGCAGAATGATATTCATTCTCCACAAATTACAGTAGAAGAATCAGTAGTTTACTCTGCATGGCTACGATTACCACCTGAGGTTGATGCAGACACAAAGTCG AGATTTGTGCAACAAGTCATTGAAACAATCGAGTTGGATGACATACGGGATTCTTTAGTAGGAATCCCAGGACAAAGCGGGCTGTCTACTGAACAGCGGAAAAGGCTAACAATTGCAGTGGAGCTTGTGTCCAATCCATCAATAATATTCATGGACGAACCAACATCAGGTTTAGATGCTAGAGCAGCTGCAATTGTCATGCGGGCGGTGAAGAATGTAGTTGCCACAGGAAGGACAACTGTCTGCACCATCCATCAGCCAAGCATTCATGTCTTTGAGGCCTTTGATGAG TTGATTCTAATGAAAAGGGGAGGACAAATTATCTATACAGGAAGCCTTGGTCATAATTCAAGTAGACTCATTGAATATTTAGAG GGAATTCCAGGTGTGCCAAAGATCCAAAACAATTATAATCCAGCAACATGGATGTTGGAAGTTACTTCTGCATCAATGGAAGCAGAACTTGGTGTGAATTTTCCCCAAATCTACAAGGAGTCACCTCAGTACCA GGAAACTATTGAGTTGGTAGAACAGCTAAGTGAACCACCAAGAGGTTCAAAAGACCTGTACTTTTCAACTCCTTTTCCACAGAGCAACTGGGCGCAGTTTAGGGCATGCTTATCGAAGCAACGCCTGTCCTATTGGAGAAGTCCTGAATACAATCTAGGGCGGTTCAGCTTTCTGATTCTTGCATCTATACTTTTTGGAGTAGTCTTTTGGCAGAAGGGGCAGAAAAT AGACAATGAGCAAGACTTGATCAATGTGCTTGGATCAATGTATATTGCTGTCATATTCCTTGGCATAAGCTATTGTTCAACAGTTCTGCCATATGTGGTAACCGAGCGAACTGTTCTGTACCGTGAAAAATTTGCCGGAATGTACTCTCCATGGGCTTATTCATTTGCACAG GTGATAATCGAGATACCTTATATACTATTGCAATCGATTGTGTACGTGGCCATCACATACCCAACCATAGGATATGAATGGTCAGCTAGCAAGCTGTTTTGGTACTTCTATGCAACATTTTGCACATTcttatattttgtgtatatggGAATGCTGCTAGTTTCGCTCACACCAAATCTACAAGTAGCTTCCATATTGTCTACTGCAGTGTACACTATATTGAATCTGTTCTCTGGCTTCTTAATGCCAGGAAAG AAAATTCCGAAATGGTGGATTTGGTGCTATTATCTTTGCCCCACCGCATGGTCCTTAAATGGTCTCCTGACTTCCCAATATGGAGATATAGATAAAAAGATTGTCATATTTGGGGAGCTGAAGACAGTCGGTTCCTTCCTCGAGGATTACTACGGTTTTCGACATGATCGTTTGGGTTTAGTGGCTGTTGTTCTCATGGCTTTTCCAGTTGTTTTCGCATCTCTTTTCGCATACTGTGtcggtaaattaaattttcaaaagagATAA
- the LOC126670667 gene encoding uncharacterized protein LOC126670667: MNGEHLELNSSLRNLTVEEKPQTDETSAGAGDVGLEINCFTEIIDDSSPLHFQIIRFPKQIYAWISCNSAKFGHLYAAAPTRPDNSVGVSCLLGGASDNTGSSIARRLVLKTGLNVILACNIPKNNPMLQANAEKKLVEKLISLGYTQPKS; this comes from the exons ATGAACGGTGAACATTTGGAGTTGAATAGCTCTTTGAGAAACCTCACAGTAGAAGAAAAGCCACAGACCGATGAAACTAGCGCCGGCGCCGGCGATGTTGGTTTGGAGATCAACTGCTTCACCGAAATCATAGACGACAGCAGTCCCTTGCATTTCCAAATCATCCGTTTTCCCAAACAG ATTTACGCTTGGATAAGTTGCAATTCTGCTAAATTCGGTCATTTGTACGCTGCTGCTCCTACTCGCCCT GATAATTCGGTAGGTGTGTCTTGTTTGCTCGGGGGAGCTTCTGATAATACCGGATCTTCCATTGCTCGACGTTTAG TGTTAAAAACTGGCCTCAATGTAATCCTGGCTTGTAATATTCCTAAAAACAATCCCATGCTTCAG GCAAATGCTGAGAAAAAATTGGTGGAGAAGCTAATTTCTTTGGGGTATACACAGCCAAAATCTTAA
- the LOC126670664 gene encoding pleiotropic drug resistance protein 3-like isoform X3, with protein sequence MAQLVGPDEIESFRIELAELGRSIRSSFRSTDHVSGLTSPEHGLDEEGDIDQLQWAAVERLPTFRRITTALFAEPNASDAKVKRIVDVATLGAQDRHMFIEKLIKHIEHDNQRLLKKLRKRIHKVGVQLPTVEVRYKNLWVEAECKVVHGRPLPTLWNTAKTMLSELFNLVCSKQEAKISILKDVNGIIKPRRMTLLLGPPGCGKTTFLLALSGKLSHSLQVKGDICYNGYKLQEFVPQKTSAYISQNDLHIPDMTVRETIDFSAQCQGIGTRAEILKEVSRKEKQAGIVPDSDVDAYMKAVSIEGLKSNLQTDYILKILGLDFCADTMVGDAMRRGISGGQKKRLTTGEMIVGPTKALFMDEISNGLDSSTTFQIVSCLQHLVHITDATALISLLQPAPETFDLFDDVILMAEGKIVYHGPRLSICKFFEDCGFMCPERKGVADFLQEVISRKDQAQYWCRTDKTYSYVSVSQFVKKFNGSQLGLKLNEELSKPFAKSQIHKSALSFRKYSLPKVELFKACARREFLLMKRNVFIYVFKTVQLLIVAAITMTVLLRSTLSVDVLHANDYMGAIFYALNLLIVDGFPELQMTVTRLAVFHKQKELCFYPAWAYVIPTTILKIPVSFLEAFIWTSLTYYVIGFSPEAGRFFRQFLLLFLLHLTSISMFRLIASVCQTMVASTTIGNLFIMANFLFGGFIIPRPSMPAWLDWGMWIAPMTYGEIGLSVNEFLAPRWQKIASNNATIGQQTLESRGMNYNDYFYWISVGALIGFTVLFNICFILALTFLRPPGRSRAIISYEKYYQLQEKVDNSDNHADKDIIHIDPHPISSPEPKNGRMILPFESLTITFQDLQYYVDTPLEMRKRGFAQKKLQLLSDITGSFRPGILTALMGASGSGKTTLMDVLCGRKTGGTIEGDIRIGGYPKAQKTFARISGYVEQTDIHSPQITIEESLIYSAWLRLPSEIDPKTKSGFVNEVLETIELDGIKDLLVGLPGITGLSTEQRKRMTIAVELVSNPSIIFMDEPTTGLDARAAAIVMRAVKNVVETGRTVVCTIHQPSIDIFEAFDELVLLKMGGRIIYSGPLGQHSRRVIEYFENVPGVPKIKDNYNPATWMLEVTSKSAETELGVDFGQVYEESTSYKENKELVKQLSSPVPGSKELHFPTHYPQSGWEQFRACVWKHHLSYWRSPSYNLTRMVYMIAASIVFGALFWQQGQKINSQLDLFIMIGSMYTTIIFFGINNCSSVLPYVSTERTVLYREGFAGMYSPWAYAFAQVVVELPYLFTVAIIYVGITYPMIGYSMSAYKICWAFYGLLCNLLCFNYMGMLLVALTPNVQVASILASSTYTMLMLFAGYIVPGPRIPKWWKWSYYICPTSWVLNGMLTSQYGDVHKEILVFGETKTVSAFLQDYFGYHHDFLGVVAVVLIVFPFVFASLFAYSIGKLNFQRR encoded by the exons ATGGCTCAGCTAGTTGGTCCTGATGAAATAGAGTCATTCAGGATTGAGTTAGCAGAGCTCGGAAGAAGCATCAGATCCTCATTCAGAAGTACTGATCATGTTTCAGGATTGACTTCGCCCGAGCATGGATTAGATGAAGAAGGCGATATTGATCAGTTGCAGTGGGCTGCTGTTGAAAGATTACCTACCTTTCGAAGAATCACAACTGCTCTATTTGCGGAACCAAATGcttccgatgctaaagtcaaaAGAATTGTTGATGTTGCTACGCTTGGAGCTCAAGACCGACACATGTTTATAGAGAAGCTAATCAAACATATCGAACATGATAATCAACGATTACTGAAAAAACTTAGAAAAAGAATTCACAA AGTTGGTGTACAGTTGCCCACTGTAGAAGTGAGATACAAGAATTTATGGGTTGAAGCAGAGTGCAAAGTTGTTCATGGCAGGCCTCTCCCAACTCTTTGGAACACTGCTAAAACTATGCTTTCT GAACTTTTCAATTTAGTTTGTTCGAAACAAGAAGCCAAGATTAGCATATTAAAAGATGTGAATGGTATTATTAAGCCCAGAAG GATGACTTTGCTGCTTGGTCCACCTGGCTGTGGAAAAACTACTTTCTTATTGGCACTCTCTGGAAAATTGAGCCATTCTCTTCAG GTTAAAGGAGATATATGTTACAATGGATACAAATTACAAGAGTTTGTTCCTCAAAAGACCTCAGCTTACATTAGTCAAAATGATTTGCATATTCCAGATATGACTGTTAGAGAAACAATTGATTTTTCTGCTCAATGTCAGGGCATTGGGACCCGAGCTG AGATCTTGAAAGAAGTCAGTAGAAAGGAGAAGCAGGCAGGGATAGTCCCAGATTCTGATGTGGATGCATACATGAAG GCAGTATCAATAGAAGGACTGAAAAGTAATCTTCAGACAGACTACATTTTGAAG ATTTTGGGACTTGATTTTTGTGCTGACACAATGGTTGGAGATGCCATGAGAAGGGGTATCTCTGGTGGTCAGAAGAAAAGGTTGACTACTG GAGAGATGATTGTGGGACCTACAAAAGCACTATTCATGGATGAAATATCAAATGGCTTAGACAGTTCCACCACTTTTCAGATTGTATCCTGTCTTCAGCATTTAGTACATATTACTGATGCTACAGCATTGATTTCACTTCTCCAGCCAGCACCAGAAACCTTTGATCTGTTTGACGATGTCATTCTGATGGCAGAGGGGAAGATTGTTTATCATGGCCCACGTCTTAGTATCTGCAAATTCTTTGAGGACTGTGGGTTCATGTGCCCTGAAAGGAAAGGAGTTGCTGACTTTCTTCAAGAG GTTATCTCTAGAAAAGATCAGGCACAATATTGGTGCCGCACGGACAAAACGTACAGTTATGTTTCTGTTAGTCAGTTTGTTAAGAAATTCAATGGAAGTCAGCTCGGCCTGAAGCTAAATGAGGAGCTCTCGAAGCCATTTGCAAAGTCTCAAATCCACAAGAGTGCATTATCCTTCAGAAAGTACTCGTTACCAAAAGTCGAGCTGTTCAAAGCTTGTGCCAGGAGGGAATTTCTTCTAATGAAGAGAAATGTCTTTATATATGTGTTCAAAACTGTACAG CTATTGATTGTTGCTGCAATTACAATGACAGTTCTGCTACGCTCTACGTTATCTGTTGATGTGCTCCATGCGAATGATTACATGGGTGCTATATTCTATGCACTCAACCTATTAATAGTTGATGGATTTCCAGAGTTGCAAATGACAGTCACACGGCTTGCAGTTTTTCATAAACAAAAAGAGTTGTGTTTTTACCCTGCATGGGCTTATGTTATTCCTACTACAATTCTTAAAATTCCAGTTTCATTCTTGGAAGCTTTTATTTGGACGTCTCTTACTTATTATGTTATTGGTTTCAGCCCTGAGGCTGGAAG GTTCTTCCGCCAGTTTCTTCTACTTTTTTTGCTACACCTAACATCGATATCCATGTTTCGCCTTATCGCCTCTGTCTGCCAAACTATGGTAGCATCAACAACTATAGGCAATCTTTTTATAATGGCTAATTTTCTGTTTGGCGGCTTCATTATCCCAAGAC CATCTATGCCTGCTTGGTTGGACTGGGGAATGTGGATTGCCCCAATGACCTATGGGGAGATAGGATTGTCTGTGAATGAGTTTCTTGCTCCTCGCTGGCAGAAG ATTGCCTCTAATAACGCAACTATAGGACAACAAACTCTAGAAAGCCGCGGAATGAACTATAATGATTACTTTTACTGGATATCTGTTGGTGCCTTAATAGGATTCACAGTCCTTTTCAACATTTGTTTCATATTAGCGTTAACTTTCTTGAGAC CTCCTGGAAGATCTCGTGCTATTATTTCTTATGAAAAATACTATCAACTGCAAGAAAAGGTAGACAATAGCGACAATCATGCTGACAAGGACATCATACACATTGACCCTCATCCTATTTCTAGTCCAGAACCCAAAAATG GAAGGATGATTTTACCTTTTGAGTCCCTTACTATAACATTTCAGGATCTGCAGTACTATGTTGACACGCCTTTG gAAATGCGAAAACGAGGTTTTGCACAGAAGAAGCTTCAGCTGCTTTCTGACATTACAGGTTCATTCAGACCTGGCATTCTTACAGCATTGATGGGTGCTAGTGGATCTGGGAAAACAACTCTTATGGATGTTCTTTGTGGAAGGAAAACGGGTGGTACTATTGAAGGAGATATTAGAATTGGTGGGTACCCAAAGGCTCAAAAGACATTTGCTAGAATATCAGGTTATGTTGAGCAAACCGACATACATTCCCCACAAATAACAATAGAAGAATCTTTAATATATTCTGCATGGTTGAGACTCCCATCTGAAATCGATCCAAAAACTAAATCT GGATTTGTCAACGAAGTCCTTGAAACTATAGAGCTTGACGGAATTAAAGATTTGCTAGTAGGCTTGCCAGGAATAACGGGATTATCTACTGAGCAGCGCAAACGAATGACCATAGCAGTGGAGCTTGTTTCCAATCCATCTATCATATTCATGGATGAGCCTACTACAGGTTTAGATGCAAGAGCAGCTGCAATTGTAATGAGAGCAGTGAAGAATGTAGTTGAAACCGGTCGAACAGTTGTGTGCACCATCCACCAGCCAAGCATTGACATTTTTGAGGCATTTGATGAG TTGGTCCTTCTTAAGATGGGAGGGCGGATTATCTATTCCGGTCCACTTGGACAGCATTCAAGAAGGGTCAttgaatattttgag AATGTTCCTGGAGTGCCTAAGATTAAGGACAATTACAATCCAGCAACATGGATGTTAGAGGTTACTTCCAAATCTGCAGAGACTGAACTTGGCGTAGATTTTGGACAAGTATATGAAGAGTCCACCTCATATAA GGAGAACAAGGAATTGGTTAAGCAGCTGAGTTCACCAGTACCTGGTTCAAAAGAGTTGCATTTTCCTACCCACTACCCACAAAGTGGCTGGGAGCAGTTTAGAGCGTGCGTGTGGAAACATCACTTATCATATTGGAGAAGTCCTTCGTACAATCTGACTCGCATGGTTTACATGATTGCTGCGTCTATCGTATTTGGCGCATTGTTCTGGCAGCAAGGACAGAAAAT TAATAGCCAGCTGGACTTGTTCATTATGATTGGTTCGATGTACACAACAATAATCTTCTTCGGCATCAACAATTGCTCCTCAGTCTTACCCTATGTTTCTACAGAACGAACTGTGTTATACCGGGAAGGATTTGCAGGAATGTATTCTCCATGGGCGTATGCATTTGCACAG GTGGTGGTGGAGTTGCCGTACTTGTTCACTGTAGCAATAATCTACGTCGGCATCACATATCCTATGATTGGTTATTCAATGTCGGCCTACAAGATATGTTGGGCATTTTATGGATTGCTCTGTAATTTGCTATGTTTTAACTACATGGGAATGCTGCTAGTAGCTTTGACACCAAACGTCCAAGTGGCTTCAATTCTAGCCTCATCCACGTACACGATGCTGATGTTGTTCGCTGGGTACATCGTGCCAGGACCG CGCATTCCGAAATGGTGGAAATGGTCATACTACATTTGTCCCACATCTTGGGTACTGAATGGTATGCTCACCTCACAGTATGGAGATGTTCATAAAGAAATATTAGTATTCGGTGAGACCAAAACTGTTTCAGCATTTCTACAAGATTACTTTGGCTATCACCATGACTTTTTAGGCGTTGTTGCTGTTGTTCTCATCGTCTTCCCTTTTGTCTTTGCTTCTCTATTTGCGTATTCCATTGGAAAACTCAACTTTCAGAGAAgataa
- the LOC126670668 gene encoding autophagy-related protein 8i, which yields MGKAKSFKNSYTFDERLQESKTIIAKYPDRIPVIIERYSKTDLPEMDKTKYLVPRATSIGQFIHILSSRLHLAPGKALFVFVNNTLPPTASLMDKVYESYKDDDGFLYMFYSSEKTFG from the exons atggGAAAAGCCAAGTCTTTCAAAAACAGTTACACATTCG ATGAACGTCTCCAAGAATCCAAAACCATCATTGCCAAATACCCAGACCGAATCCCT GTGATTATAGAAAGATATTCAAAGACTGACCTTCCTGAAATGGATAAAACAAA ATACTTAGTTCCTCGTGCTACGTCCATTGGGCAGTTCATCCACATCTTAAGCAGTAGGCTACATTTAGCTCCTGGAAAAGCTTTATTTGTATTTGTGAACAACACATTGCCTCCAACAG CAAGTCTTATGGATAAGGTGTATGAGTCCTACAAGGATGACGACGGGTTCCTGTACATGTTTTACAGCAGCGAGAAGACGTTTGGATAA